The Apium graveolens cultivar Ventura chromosome 6, ASM990537v1, whole genome shotgun sequence genome contains a region encoding:
- the LOC141668326 gene encoding tyrosine decarboxylase 1, which produces MGSIDNLTSQKLTSQFPMNTLEPEEFRRQGHMMIDFLADYYRKVENYPVRSQVSPGYLREILPDSAPYNPESLETILQDVQTKIIPGITHWQSPNFFAYFPSSGSTAGFLGEMLSTGFNVVGFNWMVSPAATELENVVTDWFGKMLQLPKSFLFSGGGGGVLQGTTCEAILCTLVAARDKNLRQHGMDNIGKLVVYCSDQTHSALQKAAKIAGIDPMNFRAIETTKSSNFQLCPKRLESAILYDLQNGLIPLYLCATVGTTSSTTVDPLPALTEVAKKYDLWVHVDAAYAGSACICPEFRQYLDGVENADSFSLNAHKWFLTTLDCCCLWVRNPSALIKSLSTYPEFLKNNASETNKVVDYKDWQIMLSRRFRALKLWFVLRSYGVGQLREFIRGHVGMAKYFEGLVSMDNRFEVVAPRLFSMVCFRIKPSAMIGKNDEDEVNEINRKLLESVNDSGRIYVSHTVLAGIYVIRFAIGGTLTDINHVSAAWKVLQDHADALLDDAFLSKTKLVNLLS; this is translated from the coding sequence ATGGGCTCCATCGATAATCTTACATCTCAAAAATTAACTTCCCAGTTTCCGATGAATACACTCGAGCCCGAAGAATTCCGCAGACAAGGCCACATGATGATAGACTTTCTTGCTGATTACTATCGCAAAGTTGAAAATTACCCGGTCAGAAGCCAGGTCTCACCTGGTTATCTTCGTGAAATTTTACCAGATTCTGCCCCATACAATCCCGAATCTCTTGAAACAATTCTTCAAGATGTTCAAACCAAAATCATCCCGGGAATCACACACTGGCAAAGTCCAAACTTCTTTGCTTATTTCCCTTCCAGTGGTAGTACCGCTGGCTTTCTTGGCGAAATGCTGAGTACTGGTTTCAATGTTGTTGGATTTAACTGGATGGTTTCACCTGCCGCTACCGAGCTCGAAAATGTTGTCACCGATTGGTTCGGAAAGATGCTTCAACTTCCCAAATCCTTTCTTTTCTCTGGTGGTGGCGGCGGTGTTTTGCAAGGGACCACTTGCGAGGCCATATTGTGTACACTTGTGGCAGCTAGAGACAAAAACTTGAGGCAACATGGCATGGATAATATTGGCAAGTTGGTTGTTTACTGTTCTGACCAAACTCATTCTGCCCTGCAAAAGGCTGCCAAAATTGCTGGGATTGATCCCATGAATTTCCGTGCAATCGAAACTACCAAATCCTCAAATTTCCAGCTCTGTCCTAAGCGACTTGAATCGGCTATTTTGTATGATTTGCAAAATGGGCTAATTCCATTGTACTTGTGTGCCACTGTTGGGACAACCTCATCAACCACTGTTGATCCTTTGCCAGCTCTTACAGAGGTGGCCAAAAAATACGATTTATGGGTTCATGTTGATGCTGCTTATGCTGGAAGTGCTTGCATTTGCCCCGAATTCCGACAGTATCTTGATGGTGTGGAAAATGCAGATTCATTTAGTTTGAATGCACACAAGTGGTTTTTGACAACATTAGATTGTTGTTGTCTTTGGGTGAGGAATCCGAGTGCTCTCATAAAATCTCTTTCCACATATCCCGAGTTCTTGAAGAATAATGCTAGCGAAACAAACAAGGTGGTGGACTATAAAGACTGGCAAATAATGTTGAGCAGGCGATTTCGAGCACTTAAATTATGGTTCGTATTGAGAAGCTATGGAGTAGGTCAGCTGAGGGAGTTTATAAGAGGGCATGTAGGCATGGCCAAGTATTTTGAAGGGCTAGTAAGCATGGACAACAGGTTCGAAGTTGTGGCGCCTAGACTCTTTTCAATGGTCTGTTTCAGGATTAAGCCGTCTGCCATGATCGGAAAGAATGATGAAGACGAAGTAAATGAAATAAACCGGAAGTTGTTGGAGTCGGTGAATGATTCGGGTCGGATATATGTGAGTCACACGGTGTTGGCGGGGATTTACGTGATCAGGTTCGCCATAGGAGGAACCCTAACAGATATAAACCATGTGAGTGCGGCTTGGAAGGTGTTACAGGACCATGCAGACGCCTTGCTTGATGATGCTTTCTTGTCTAAGACCAAGCTCGTGAATTTATTATCCTAA